In the Helianthus annuus cultivar XRQ/B chromosome 11, HanXRQr2.0-SUNRISE, whole genome shotgun sequence genome, one interval contains:
- the LOC110890897 gene encoding uncharacterized protein LOC110890897 translates to MHLMRLQFQSIVKHVLLIWLFWWPIIESQISNPQSKPARALDATLQDYAYRAFVHHPRTGIPYDGTVPSYLTGIEISAMRLRSGSLFHRGVEPFKEFKIPVGLQVQPYVERLVLVYQNLGNWSTTYYSLPGYVYLAPVLGLLAYNGSDLSARNLPELDLWASHEAITIDFGRISSIPIGSVAKCAWFDLHGQVNLTNLESGNACLATEQGHFSIVTESADTPEPEPEPPAPPEAPAPSSRTNDDSKKWRFVGLVSGGIVLFVLLVLLILCAWRYRRRKRMRELERAADAGEALRMRRVGNMTAPFAMDTRTMPNLEDILAT, encoded by the coding sequence ATGCATCTGATGAGGCTTCAGTTTCAAAGTATAGTGAAGCATGTTCTGTTAATTTGGTTATTCTGGTGGCCTATAATTGAATCACAAATATCTAATCCTCAATCAAAGCCTGCTAGGGCTCTTGATGCAACTTTACAAGACTATGCTTATCGCGCATTTGTTCATCATCCACGTACAGGCATTCCCTATGATGGTACTGTCCCTTCTTATTTGACCGGGATTGAGATATCTGCAATGAGGCTCAGAAGTGGTAGTTTATTTCATAGAGGTGTTGAACCATTTAAGGAGTTCAAAATTCCGGTTGGTTTGCAAGTGCAACCGTATGTGGAGAGACTCGTTCTGGTGTATCAAAATTTAGGAAATTGGTCCACAACATATTACTCTTTACCTGGTTACGTTTATCTAGCTCCGGTATTAGGTCTTCTTGCGTACAACGGTTCAGATTTATCCGCTCGTAATCTACCGGAACTCGACTTGTGGGCTTCTCATGAAGCCATTACGATCGACTTTGGACGAATAAGCTCGATACCCATCGGTTCGGTTGCAAAGTGTGCTTGGTTTGATCTACATGGTCAGGTGAATTTAACCAATTTGGAATCCGGGAATGCGTGTTTGGCGACCGAACAGGGGCATTTCTCGATTGTCACTGAATCAGCTGACACtcctgaaccagaaccagaaccgcctGCACCACCAGAAGCTCCTGCACCTAGTAGTAGAACGAACGACGACTCTAAGAAGTGGCGCTTTGTTGGGTTAGTATCTGGAGGTATCGTGTTGTTTGTGTTGTTGGTGTTGCTGATATTGTGCGCGTGGAGGTATAGAAGGAGAAAAAGAATGCGTGAACTGGAACGAGCTGCAGATGCTGGTGAAGCGTTGAGGATGAGACGAGTTGGGAACATGACAGCTCCTTTTGCAATGGATACAAGAACGATGCCAAATCTTGAAGACATCTTAGCTACTTGA